A window of the Pyrodictium abyssi genome harbors these coding sequences:
- a CDS encoding PaREP1 family protein gives MERGDVRQAAGKAWGAAALAVKAYAWWRGGKRLTSHRELWMYKRVLEKELGEWVSDAWAAGNEMHTCFYEGWCAEKDVTTAYRRVERLVREIASMVKRRGAD, from the coding sequence CGGGAAGGCTTGGGGCGCTGCTGCGCTGGCCGTGAAGGCCTACGCGTGGTGGAGGGGCGGCAAGAGGCTCACCAGCCACCGGGAGCTATGGATGTACAAGAGGGTGCTCGAAAAAGAGCTAGGAGAATGGGTCAGCGACGCCTGGGCCGCGGGCAACGAGATGCACACCTGCTTCTACGAAGGCTGGTGCGCCGAAAAGGACGTCACAACGGCCTACAGGAGGGTGGAAAGGCTGGTAAGGGAGATAGCCTCCATGGTGAAGAGGAGAGGGGCAGACTAG